One region of Priestia megaterium genomic DNA includes:
- a CDS encoding GNAT family N-acetyltransferase, whose product MRVYLSPLQEKDASKVFAYWSDEEVTRYMNIEPFTTLYQAESMIALLQSLTKEGKATRYAIRLKTSDEIIGTCGLNRIDYDKKQAEIGYDLGRPFWKKGLMTEALCLLLEKAFEEFHIREIEAKVDPNNKDSITLLKKFSFQLKEAYKSDDCTCLYTVNKEKVSAILSGRSKSKK is encoded by the coding sequence ATGAGGGTATATTTATCTCCTCTTCAAGAAAAAGATGCTTCTAAAGTTTTTGCATATTGGTCGGATGAAGAGGTTACGAGATATATGAATATTGAGCCCTTTACGACGCTTTATCAAGCGGAAAGCATGATTGCACTTCTTCAAAGTTTGACGAAAGAAGGGAAAGCAACACGCTATGCTATTCGATTAAAGACTTCCGATGAGATCATTGGAACCTGCGGTCTAAACCGTATTGATTATGATAAAAAGCAAGCAGAGATTGGGTATGATTTAGGCAGACCTTTTTGGAAAAAAGGCCTCATGACAGAAGCGCTCTGCCTTTTGCTAGAAAAAGCTTTTGAAGAGTTTCATATACGGGAGATTGAAGCAAAAGTCGATCCTAATAATAAAGATTCAATTACGCTTTTAAAAAAATTCTCGTTTCAATTAAAAGAGGCGTATAAGTCAGATGATTGTACGTGTTTATACACCGTCAATAAAGAAAAAGTGAGCGCGATATTGTCAGGACGCTCAAAAAGTAAGAAGTAA